DNA from Kitasatospora acidiphila:
TGAGCAGCGCGTCCAGGGCGGCATCCACCTCGCGGTAGAAGATCTTGGTGTCCTCGTGGCTGTACACGCTCGGCGTGTCGCCGATCTGCTCCTCGCGTTGCGGGTCGAACTTCTCGGGGTTGGCCGGCCGCTGCGGGAACCCGCCGGCTGTCGACTCCGCCAGGTCAGGACCGGCACCGCTCCACAGACGCACCTGCTCCGCCCCCAGCGTGAGCACCCAGTAGGGCGCGTAGACGGCGCGGGCCGCCACCAGGTTGCGGGTGAGGAAGGTGTCCGAGACCACCACCCGGACCGGGACGGTGCGCGGCAGCTTCCACATCTGGTGCTCGCCGGGCGCCGCGAACAGCAGCAACCCGTCCTGCGCGGCGTGCCGCAGGTCCACCTCGCCGGCCGCCTTGTCCAACTGGTCCAGCACGTCCAGCCGGTCCGCGCGGCCGAGCGTGTCGTCCGCCTCGATCCGGCGGCGCGCCTCGGCCAGCAGGTTCTTCAGCTGCAGCGTGTCCTGCTCGGTCCCGGTGGCCTGCCGATGGGTGGGCATCGCCACGGTGACCGCCGGCCGGGGGCGGGGCGCGGCCAGCGCGGCCAGGATCGCGGGGGTGAGGTCGGTGACGTCCACGGGCGGCCTTCCGATTCGGGATGCGGGACGGGTACGTATCCCACCCTCCCCGCGCCGGTCCGCTCCCGCATCCGGAGCGTGCGCGGGGAGTGCCGGAGGGAGTGGCATCCGGTCGGCCGGGACCCCTGCTTTCGGGTTCCGCCCAGCCTCCTATCGGGGCTTCCGGTGGCGGCCGGCAGGCTTGCGCGGTTGCGGTGCTGGCATGGGAATCATCCCGTCACCCTTGATCCCGTGAAGGATGCGCTGGGCGGTGGGGTAGTCGTCGGCGACGGTGTGGGGCACCCACTCGACCCCGTCCCAGCAGAGGATCAGCCGGGGCTCTGTCGGACGGACGTGGGTGGCCGCCAGCCCGTCCAGCATGACCGCTTTCAGCTCGCCGACCGGCCGCCGCATCGCGTCCCGCCGCGCTGCCCACTGTTCCAGCGGCTCGTCTTCGTCCACCGGGTGCTCCTCTCCTCGGGGTGGCCAGCGTAATGGCTCAGGGGCCGAGCGGTGGCGGAAGCTGGGGTCGGGCAAGCATGAAGGAGATCTGCCCGCCAAGGAACCGGCCGATGGCGGTGCCGTCCTCGCGCACGGTGAGCCGGGCCAGCTCGGAGGAGTACAACCAGCCGCACAGGGTGGCCAGGATGATTCCGCCGGGCCGGGTCTGCGATCCACTCGGGCGGGATCTCCAGCACGCCGCATGTCATGGTGATGCGGTCGTAGGGCGCGCCGTCCTTGTGCCCGAGCAAGCCGTTACCCACCACCAGGTTCGGCCCGTGCCCGCAGACCCCGAGGGCGTTCCGCGCCCGCAGGCTCACTTCCTGGTCCACTTCGACAGAGGTCACCAAGTCATCGCCGAGCCGGTGGCATAGGAGGGCGGTGGAGTATCCGGTGCCTGTTCCGATTTCCAATACCCGCTGACCGTCCACGACTTGGAGGTCCTCGTGCATTCGGACGACCAGGCTCGGCATGGTGCTGGAGGAAGTCGGGGCGCGTAGGATCTCCCCCCGGTAATCGCCCGGCACGATGGTGCCGGCGATTTGCGTCACCAGCGACTCGTCGGCGTAGCAGCGCTCCAACCAGCCATCGGTTCCCGGCATCACCGGCCGCCAAGCGGTCGGCACCGAGTCCCGAACCGGCTCGAAGAAACCACCCCTCAGGAACTCTTGACGCGGTACCGCCTCAACTGCCCGCCGCCACGGCTCAGTACGCAGGTACCCGCCTGCGGCGAGATCGCCGGCGAGCCTCGTGCGCAGCTCGACGTCACTGGTCATCCCGTCTTCCTCTCCAGCAGATCCGCCATCGCCGCGACCATCGGCAGGCCGGTCTCCGGTTCCATCCAGGCCCATTGTCCGGACGGGTTGCACTCCAGGAACCACCATTGCCCACGCCGGTCGATCGCGAAGTCGAAAGCGCCGAACACCAACCCGAAGCGGTTCAGGTAGGCACGCGACTGCTTCTCCAGACCAACCGGCGGCAGCACCACCGAGTACCTCAGGCGACCGTAGTCGGTGCGCCAGTCCAACAGGTCGGAGTCGATGCGGACGTGGAACACCCGGTTGCCGATGACGGTCACCCGTACATCGGCGGCCTTGTCGATGCGCTGCTGGAACAGGTGGGCGGTGCCGACCACGGAATCGTCGATCTCGTCGGCCGCCACGTCCAGGACCTCGACTGTGCAGGACACGCCGTCGATGCGGTAGAGCGGGGTGGAGAGCGGCTTATAGATCACCGGCCCGTGGCGCTTGGTGAAGGCCCGTGCGGCGCCGGGGTCGGAGGTGATCAGGGTCGGGGGAAGCTGGAAGCCGCAGGCGGCGGCGACAGCCAGGCCGGAGGGCTTGAACTCGGCGTCGCCGATCCGGTGGGGGTGGTTGACGTACAGGCAGCCCGGCAGGGATGCCACGACCCCGCCGAGGCCGTACCGGGCTTGGGTGATGGCGAAGCGGGCGTTCTGCTCGTCCAGGTGCGGGAAGGTGAAGCCGGAGGGCCGCCGGTAGTACAGGGATCGCACATTGGCGAGGTCAGCCGTGCGGGTCGGGGTGCTCAGCGTGCCCTTGATGCCGTGAGGCGTGATGGTGGCCGCGAACGACAAGGTGGCCGGGAAGTCCCCGGAGTCGAACCGCACGACCGGGACGCCCCGGCCGTGCAGTTCGTCGATCACCAGGTCGGTCGTGGGGTCATCCAGGTTGGTGACGACCAGAACCGGACCTGGGTTGGTCACTGGTCGCTGTCGTTCCCGGTGTCCTGGTCGCCGCCGCCGGAGCCGCCGGGCCCGGAGCCGTCAGACGGATTGCCGGTGTTGGTGGCCGGGTTGGTGCCGGTGCTGGTGCCATGGCCAGGCACTTTGTGCCCCTGGCATGGAGTCAGGCAGCCACCCCGGTTGCGGTCGCCAGCTTCCGGGCTTGAGCCCTGGTGGACGCTGGTCCGGCCAGCAGGCCGCGGACCATCTCATGGGTCTCGCGGTTCCATCGCGCGGTCTCGGGCGCGGTCTTCACAGCGGCACTCAACAGGCTGGCGACCTGGTCGTGTTCGCTGCGGAGGGCGTGAGCCCGGGCAACCTCGATCAGGTGCCGGGCTCGGCACGGACGGGCGGGCACCGCCTCGGGGGAGACGCGGTCGGCCCACCGCAGAGCCGTGCCGGCTTGCCTCAGCTCCACGGCAACTGTCACACCGTGCAACGGAATCACCCGGGCAGACCCGGAGGTGGGCGAGTGCCAGTACTCTGCGGGCAAGGTTCGCGCGGTAGCTTCGGCTCGATCGAACCATCCCCACGCGCTCCCGGCCTCACCAGCGGCAGCGTGCGTGATCGCAGCATGGAAGGCCATGTCCGCCCATGCCCGCGCCAAAGCCGCCGAATCGCCCTTGACCGGGCCCAGCAATCGGAGCGCTTCCTCAGTGAGCGTCTGGGCACTGTCCCACTGACCGGATTTGCGGAACGCCTCGACGAGGAACCAGCAGGCTTGACCCACGGCTGCCAGATCGCCGGAGGCGCGGGCAGTGGCAAGAGAGCGTTCAGCGACCCGCCAGACCAAGTTGCCGTCTCCCTGGTAGGCCGCGAACATCTGTGTGAGGTTCAACGCGCTGGCATACATGGCCTCAGCACGGCGCCGATCCGAGCACTCCGGGTGGGACGCGGCCGTTGATGCCGCCATCACAAGGCTCGGCAGCAGCTCGGCCAGAGCCGTTCGGTGGTTGCCGGACGCATCCCGGGCTCGCCAAGCAGCGGACAGCTGAGCCGAGATGTGACCCGAATCGGGAACTGGCCCTGCTACCAGCCCGAGTGGCGCGGTGTCGACCGCCCGCCGGACCACGGACAGCGCCGGGTGCTCCGTCCCGGAGAACAGGGCGCGAGGCAGTGACACATCCCCGGTCAGCTGCGACAGATCGTCAATTCCCAAGTGCTCAGCAAGCTTGATCAGGAGGGGCAGCCGGGGCGGGAGGAGACGGCCGTTCTCAACAGCCTTCAGCCAGCTCTCCGACCGCCCCACCAGCCCTGCGAGCGCCGCACGGGACTTGCCGGCACGTTCACGAAACAGCTTGATGCGCATCCCTACGGGTAGCGCCGGATCAAGAGCCATCGCCATGGAAACAGCGTAGAGCCAATCTGCGGTGTCCCAAGCGGTGTCGGTCCCCGCCCATCCGGAGCGTGCGCGGGGAGTGCCGGAGGGGGTGGTGGGGGGCGGTCGTCGGGCGGGGCTGTCGTGGCCGGTGGGCCTACCGGGTGAAACGGGGCCGGCGCTGGATGGGGAGGAACGCTGGCACTCCCTTCTTGTCGGACTGGTGTCAACTTCGCGAGGGTTCGGAGTTGGAGCTATCGGATCCGCCGGGCCGATCCCGTAGCCTGACCCGCGTCATCGGACACACACGCTCCGTGCCCGACCGAGCAGTCCGCACGGAGCATCCCCCTTCTCTGCCAGGAGCCGACATGAGTTCCGACCGCTACCACTGGGATCGCTCGCACCCCGGCCTGACGGCGCTGCGCGAGGCGATCGAGCCCGTGCGCCGGGAGGTCGTCAGCCATCCGATCTACCAGGGGCTGAACTCCTTGGAGCGGGTCCGGACGTTCCAGGAGCGCCATGTGTTCGCGGTCTGGGACTTCATGTCGCTGCTCAAGTGCCTGCAGCGGCGGCTCACTTGCGTGGAGCTCCCGTGGCTGCCGAGCGGGCCGACGGCGAGCCGCCGGTTGATCAACGAGATCGTGCTGGTCGAGGAGAGCGATGAGCTCGGCGACGGCTACATCAGCCACTTCGAGCTCTACCTGGACGGGATGGCCCGGGCCGGCGCCGACACCGGGCCGGTGAACGACTTCCTGCGGCTGCTCGGCAACGGGACCGGCGTGACCGAGGCGGCGAAGTCGGCCGAGATCCCGTCGGCGGCCGCCGAGTTCATGGCGGTCACCTGGGACATCATCGAGAACTCGCCGGTGCACTGCCAGGCCGCGGCGTTCGCGTTCGGCCGCGAGGACCTGATCCCGGAGATGTTCGAGCAGGTGATCCGGATCGAGGACGCGAACGGCCGGCTGACCGTGTTCAAGGACTACCTCGCGCGCCACATCGAGGTGGACGGCGAGCAGCACACGCCGATGGCCATGCAGATGCTGATCGACCTCTGCGGCGACGACAAGGAACGCTGGACCCAGTGCGCCGACACGGTCACCCGCGCGCTGTCCGCCCGGGTCGCCCTGTGGGACGGGATCCTCGCCGACTGCGGCGCGTGAGCCCGAACGGACTCCGAGTGGGGGACTCGGGAGGCCGCTGACCTGGGGGTTTCACAGGTTCACCCGTGCGGGGTGCGGCGCTGCCCGGCTCGTTGGGGAACGAGCTGGGCAGCCCAGTCCCCCACCCCAGGGAGAACCCCCTTGAAGCGCATCCTTCACGCGGCCGGCGTCGTCGCCGCCGCTGCCGCCCTGTGCCTGACCACCGCCACCAGCGCCGGCGCGGCCACCGGGACGCTCGTCCTCAACGGCCAGCGGATCACGAATCCGCAAGGCTGCTACAACTCGGATCTCTGGCCGATGGGAGTCGGCAACGAGACCGACAAGGCCGTGCTCGTCTTCGACGGCGGCGACTGCGATGGGCAGGTCATCGCCTCGCTGCCGCCCGGTCGGAACGGCGTCTTCGAGTTCGGTGCCAGCGTGCGCGTCCCCTGACCGACCGCAGGCCGCCCCCGCCCACGACGGCGGGGGCGGCCTTTTCGCGTGTCACGCCTGCCCGTTGAGCGCCCGCACCGCCGCCCATGGGTGGCCGTGGTGGGCGGCGAGGGCGGCGCGGGCGGCGGTGGGGGTGGCGCCGGTGACCAGGGTGACCAGGGCGGTGGGGGTTTCGTCGGCGCAGGCGGCCAGCACCTCGGCGGCGGTATCCGGGGTGACCTGGCAGGCCGTCACCAGGGTGCGGACGGCGCGCTCGCGCAGCTTGGCGTTGCGGGCGGAGGCGGCGATCATCAGGTTGGACCAGGTGCGGCCGCTGCGCACCATCAAGGCGGTGGAGAAGGCGTTGAGGGCCAGCTTCTGCGCGGTGCCCGCCTTCATCCGGGTGGAGCCGGTGACCACCTCGGGGCCGGTGTCCAGGGCGATGTGCAGGTCGGCCAACTGGGCGATGGGGGCTGCCGGGTCGCCGGAGAGCAGCGCCGTCGCCGCACCGATCGAACGGGCCTCGCGCAGGGCGGCGGCGACGTAGGGGGTGCGGCCGCTGGCGGTGACCCCGATGACCAGGTCGCCGCGGACCGGGGCGTCCTCGGGGTGCTCGTCGGGCGCGTGGTCCTCGGCGTCCTCGCGTGCGGTGCCGCGGGCGCCGGGGCCGCCGGCGAGGTGGGCGATCACGGTCTCGGGGCCGACGCCGTAGGTGGGGCCGAGTTCGACGGCGTCGCCGAGGGCGATCCGGCCGCTGGTGCCGGCACCGTAGTAGTGGATCCGCCGGCCCGCGCGCAGCACGGCGAGGGCGGTGTCCACCAGTTCGGCCAGTTGCGGGAGCGCGGCGCGGACGGCGGCGGGCACGGTGGCGTCCTGGTCGTTGATCAGCTCCAGGAGTTCGAAGGTGCCGAGTCGGTCGATCGTGAGGGTGTCGGGGTTGCGTTGCTCGGTCGGCGGCAGGGAAGGCATCGGCGGCTCCTGGATGTGTGCGTCAACTGCCCGGCAGCGTAGGGGACCAAGCGGGTGAATCGGCGCCGGTAGGGCAGCGGGACGTCGGTATATTGCGGCCATGACAGCACCTGAGCCCCGCCTGAACCTGCGTCAACTCTCCCGCGACAACTACGCCGCGATGCTGAAGCTGACTGCCGTCGTCGACCAGGCCGCCGTGGACGCCGGTCTGGAGAAGCCGCTCCTCGAGCTGGTCCGGATCCGCGCCTCGCAGATCAACGGCTGCGCGTTCTGCCTGGACATGCACACCAAGGACGCCCGGCACGCGGGCGAGACCGAGCAGCGGATCTACGCCCTGAACGCCTGGGCCGAGACCCCCTTCTACACCGAACGCGAGCGCGCCGCCCTGGAGTTCACCGAGGCGGTCACCCTGGTCCACGACGGCCAGGTGCCGGACGACGTCTACCAGCGGACCGCCAAGGTCTTCAGCGAGCCCGAACTCGCCCAGCTGCTCTGGGTGGCGACCGTGATCAATGCCTTCAACCGGCTGGCGATCACCCCGCGCGTACCGGTGGGCGGCTACGTCGCGGGGGATCCGTCCAGCATCTGAAGGCCTACAAACGCGTCAACTCCGCTGCCAGACGGTGTAGTCCTGCTCACCGTGGCTGGTTTCGGCCGGCAGCGTGGCCACCAGGCGGTAGCCGCTGCCGGGGGCCTTGAGGGTGGTGGTCAACTCCTTGTCCAGGGCGGCGGTCGGCCCGTCGTCGAGCACGACCAGGCTGAAGTAGTGGTCGGCGATGGCGGCGCGGTAGGCGGGCAGGTTGGTCAACTGGTGCCCGCTGGCGTCGCCGTACTGGAAGAAGTAGGTGTTGAGCCACTGCTGCGGCTGCGACTGGTCGCGCAGGTAGTAGCGGGGCACCTCGTCCTCCTCCACCAGGTAGCGGTCCTGCCCGGGGTGGACCAGCGGACGCAGCGTGCTGACCAGGCCGGACGAGTCGGGCCAGCCTTCGTACATCGGGCCGGCCGCGTGCCCGGCGTAGAGGGCGAGCACCCCGCAGGCGCCGATCGCGACGCCCGGCACCGCGCGGCGCAGCAGCGGCAGGGCGCCCCGGAAGGCGGGCAGGCCGGAGAGCCCGGCCAGCCCGGCGCCGGCCACGGGTGCCGCGAACAGCAGCCCGAAACCGATGTGCTTGTGCAGCGAGACGCAGGTCCCCAGGTGCGCCTGGTAGACGGTGGCGAGCAGCGCGGTGCCGGCCAGCAGCGCCCCGAGCAGTGCGGGCGCCCAGGAGCGCCGCCGGTGCAGCAGGAACCCGACTCCGACGACGGCGAGCACGAACACCCAGCCGCCCCAGACCAGCGACAACCGCACGATGTTGGCCAGCGGTTCGCCGCCGGCGGCCCGGTTGACCGTGGTCTGGGAGAGCCCGGCCCGCACCTGGGGCCCGGCCAGCGCCAGCCCGAGCGCCGCCAACCCGCCCGTGCCCGCCGCGAGTAGCGCACCGCGCAGCACTCCGCGCCGCCAACTGAGCCCCAGCGCGGGCACGGTGAGCAAGGCGGCGAGTGCCACGGTCGGCAGGTAGAGCGCCGAGGCGTACTTGACGCCGCAGGCGAGCACCAGCGGCAGCGCGGCGGGCATGACCAGCAGCGGTGGGCGGTGAGCGGTGCGCACCGTCCACCAGAGTGCCAGGGCCAGCAGCAGGATTGACGGTGCGTCATAGGTGGCCAGCCGCCCGAGGAACAGGGTGGGCGCGCTGGTGGCGAACAGGGTGCTGCCGATCACGGCGGCCGGCTTGCCGTACAGCCGCCGGGTGGTGGTCCACAGCAGCGCGGTGGCGCCGAGCATCATCAGCAGGCTGAAGGCCCGCACACCCTCCAGGCCGAACGCGTCGTCCATGACGGCCGCCGCCACCGGGTAGAGCACCGGGATGCCCGAGAAGTACGAGGCGTAGTTGTCCCCCACCGGGGTGCCGTGCAGCAGGTGGCCCAGTTCGCCGTGTCCGGCGTAGGCGTACAGCGCCTCGTCCTCGAAGGCGGTGTTGGCCAGCCGGTAGGCCAGCGCGCACTGCACCAGCAGGATGGCGATCAGCGGCAGCCGGTCGGCGACCGCGCTGCGCACCCGCCCGGCCCGCCGCTGCGGCACGGCGTAGACGGACAGGACGTCGATGGCGGTCACTGCCCGCTCCCGGTGTGGTCGACCTTCTGGATGGTGATCTGCTGCTGGCCGGTGCCGAAGGTGGCGACCGTGGTGGAGTGGGCGATGGCGGCGCGCACCGTGGGCAGGCCGTTGGGGTCCTGCCGGATGATCGAGGTGAGCACCACGTAGTCGAGGTCCTGCCAGCCGTGCGGCAGGGTGCGGGTGACGGCCGGGTCGAGGTCGACCTTGTAGAACCAGATGGCGCCGAGCCCGGGTTGGAAGCCGTCCCGCACCGTGTCGAGCCACATTGCGTCGTCGACCACGATCCGCTGGTGGGCGGGGTCGGGGATGTTGGCGCGGATCCAGTCGGCGGCGGCCACGTACTCGTTGTTGGAGTAGGCGGTGTCGGCGGTCTCGTCGCCGGCCTCCCACTGCGGTGCGACCACGCCGGCCAGGGCGATGGCGAGCACGGCGACCAGGTCGCGCGGGCCCAGCCTCCACCGGCCGAGCCCGAGCCAGTCCAGCCGGCCGAGCACTCCGAAGCGCAGCCGCAGCAGGCCGCGCACGCCGGTGTCGGCCATCCCGGCGATGGCCAGCGCGAAGAACGGGATCACCTGGATCACGTACATCGCGGGCAGGTAGCCGTTGGGCCGCATCGCCACCGCGACCAGCAGCACGGCGGCCACCCCGATCTCGCGCAGCCGGCGGACCGCCAGGGCGGCCAGCGCGGCGGCCGTCCCGGCGTAGATCAGCAGCGGGTCGCGCACCAGCCACCAGTGCAGGGTCATGTTGGAGACCGACCCGGCCTTGAGGATGTTGCCGGAGCCGCCGCGGCCCAGCTGGTACTGGAGTGCGCCGATCAGCGAGTTGTGCCCGGCGCCGGGGAAGAGCTCGCCCTTGAGCACCGCGTAGAGCAGGTACTGGGCGCCGATGGTGGAGAACGCGATGAAGAAGCCGACCAGCGAGAACTTGCGGGTGGCCTTGTCGGTGCCGCGCCAGACGGCCATCACCAGGGCCGGCGCGGTGATCAGCATGGTCTCCTTGGAGAGCACCGAGACGGCGGCGCACAGTCCGGCCGCGATGTGGTGCCACAGGTGCCGGCGTGGTGAGAGCGCGCAGGCGAAGGCGGCGAGCATCCAGACGGCGGCGAAGTTGTCCAGGTAGATCTCGCGCTGCATGGTCACCGAGAGCGGTGACAGCCCGAAGACCACGGCGGCCAGTGCGGCGGCCCAGCGCGGCAGGTTGATCCGGCGGCCCACCAGGTAGGTCAGGGCGGTGCCGGCCGCGCTCACCGGCAGCATGATCACCCGGGCGTGCATCACCACCAGGGGGCCGTGCCAGATCAGCGCCGGGATCCAGGAGAGCGCGGCGATCTGCACCCAGCCCAGCGGCGGGTGGTCGTACCAGTAGCTGTAGTGCGCGAGCCCCTTGCCGTGCTGGATCGCCCAGGCCTGCGCGAGGTAGGTGCCCTCGTCGTCGCTGACGGTGGGGAAGTTGTCGATGTTCAGGCCCTGCACCAGGACCACGGCGACCACCAGCAGTGCGGTGATCACCAAGTCCGGTCGGGTGGCAAGCAGTTGGGAGAGTCGGCCGCGGGGGTCGGTCGCGGCCGGCTCGGAGATCGGATCTGGGCGTTCTTCATCCAGAACTGTCGCTACGACAGTCGCCATCGGGTTTCTTCCTCCCCCGGGTCAGGAAGCGGTGCCCGCTTCGACGCCCAGGTGGGCGCCGACGTGGCGGGTGAGTTCCCAGTCCTTGCGCCCGCGCAGCTCGCGCCAGACCGCGCGGATCGCCGCGCCGGCCAGTATGAGCTGGTAGAACGGGCCGCCGATGATCAGCTTCAGATAGTGCGACGGCTTGATCGTCAACTGGTACTGCTTGCCGAAGTCGTGCAGTCCTACGGCTTCAAAAGCGAACATCGCCACCATCGGAATCAGCGGCGAGAAGGAGATCAGCGCCACCACGTCGGGCACCGAGCTGAACAGCGCGACCGCCACCCCGACCAGGATCAGCAGGCCGGAGAAGGCCTGCACGAACGGCGTGGCGAGGGTGTAGCGGGCCAGCAGCCGCTGCCGCAGGCTGGGCAGCGAACGCCAGTCCCGCTTGCGGTACACCTGGAGGAATCCCTGGTTCCACCGGGTGCGCTGCTTGAAGAGGGAGACCACCGAGTCCGGCGTCTCCTCCTTGGTGACCATCGCGGAGTCGTAGGCCACCACGACCTTGGCGCCCTGGCTGGACAGCCGCACCCCCAGGTCGCAGTCCTCGGCCAGGCAGTTCTGGTCCCAGCCGTCGTTGGCCCGCAGCCGGTCGGTGCGCACGAAGACCGTGTTGCCCCCCAACGGGATGAAGCCCTTGGCGGCGTGCAGGTGCAGCCGGCTGCGGAACCAGAAGAAGTACTCCAGGCAGTTGCGCAGGCTGTACCAGCTGGAGTGGAAGTTGATCAGTTGCACGCCACCCTGCACCACGTCGGCCGCGGTGTCGCGGAACGCGTGGTCGACGTGCGACAGCAGGTCCGGGTGGACCTGGTCCTCGGCGTCGAAGACGCCCACCACGTCCCCCCGGCAGGTGGGCAGCGC
Protein-coding regions in this window:
- a CDS encoding baeRF3 domain-containing protein, encoding MDVTDLTPAILAALAAPRPRPAVTVAMPTHRQATGTEQDTLQLKNLLAEARRRIEADDTLGRADRLDVLDQLDKAAGEVDLRHAAQDGLLLFAAPGEHQMWKLPRTVPVRVVVSDTFLTRNLVAARAVYAPYWVLTLGAEQVRLWSGAGPDLAESTAGGFPQRPANPEKFDPQREEQIGDTPSVYSHEDTKIFYREVDAALDALLKEAPRPCYLVGVPEAVSLFESITSHREVIVARLEKGGLGAGPATALAPALALVRAEQVRAEREAALARLDQAASRKTLAAGLDEIWVAVTEGRVAELVVEEHYQETVEVTDGHLAPALADAQPTGTGEIREDVVDEIVERTLQAGGTVTFVPDETLTDRQSIAAVLRY
- a CDS encoding DUF6087 family protein — encoded protein: MDEDEPLEQWAARRDAMRRPVGELKAVMLDGLAATHVRPTEPRLILCWDGVEWVPHTVADDYPTAQRILHGIKGDGMIPMPAPQPRKPAGRHRKPR
- the tgmB gene encoding ATP-grasp ribosomal peptide maturase; translation: MTNPGPVLVVTNLDDPTTDLVIDELHGRGVPVVRFDSGDFPATLSFAATITPHGIKGTLSTPTRTADLANVRSLYYRRPSGFTFPHLDEQNARFAITQARYGLGGVVASLPGCLYVNHPHRIGDAEFKPSGLAVAAACGFQLPPTLITSDPGAARAFTKRHGPVIYKPLSTPLYRIDGVSCTVEVLDVAADEIDDSVVGTAHLFQQRIDKAADVRVTVIGNRVFHVRIDSDLLDWRTDYGRLRYSVVLPPVGLEKQSRAYLNRFGLVFGAFDFAIDRRGQWWFLECNPSGQWAWMEPETGLPMVAAMADLLERKTG
- a CDS encoding helix-turn-helix domain-containing protein, encoding MAMALDPALPVGMRIKLFRERAGKSRAALAGLVGRSESWLKAVENGRLLPPRLPLLIKLAEHLGIDDLSQLTGDVSLPRALFSGTEHPALSVVRRAVDTAPLGLVAGPVPDSGHISAQLSAAWRARDASGNHRTALAELLPSLVMAASTAASHPECSDRRRAEAMYASALNLTQMFAAYQGDGNLVWRVAERSLATARASGDLAAVGQACWFLVEAFRKSGQWDSAQTLTEEALRLLGPVKGDSAALARAWADMAFHAAITHAAAGEAGSAWGWFDRAEATARTLPAEYWHSPTSGSARVIPLHGVTVAVELRQAGTALRWADRVSPEAVPARPCRARHLIEVARAHALRSEHDQVASLLSAAVKTAPETARWNRETHEMVRGLLAGPASTRAQARKLATATGVAA
- a CDS encoding DUF3050 domain-containing protein, whose product is MSSDRYHWDRSHPGLTALREAIEPVRREVVSHPIYQGLNSLERVRTFQERHVFAVWDFMSLLKCLQRRLTCVELPWLPSGPTASRRLINEIVLVEESDELGDGYISHFELYLDGMARAGADTGPVNDFLRLLGNGTGVTEAAKSAEIPSAAAEFMAVTWDIIENSPVHCQAAAFAFGREDLIPEMFEQVIRIEDANGRLTVFKDYLARHIEVDGEQHTPMAMQMLIDLCGDDKERWTQCADTVTRALSARVALWDGILADCGA
- a CDS encoding N-acetylmuramic acid 6-phosphate etherase; amino-acid sequence: MPSLPPTEQRNPDTLTIDRLGTFELLELINDQDATVPAAVRAALPQLAELVDTALAVLRAGRRIHYYGAGTSGRIALGDAVELGPTYGVGPETVIAHLAGGPGARGTAREDAEDHAPDEHPEDAPVRGDLVIGVTASGRTPYVAAALREARSIGAATALLSGDPAAPIAQLADLHIALDTGPEVVTGSTRMKAGTAQKLALNAFSTALMVRSGRTWSNLMIAASARNAKLRERAVRTLVTACQVTPDTAAEVLAACADETPTALVTLVTGATPTAARAALAAHHGHPWAAVRALNGQA
- a CDS encoding carboxymuconolactone decarboxylase family protein is translated as MTAPEPRLNLRQLSRDNYAAMLKLTAVVDQAAVDAGLEKPLLELVRIRASQINGCAFCLDMHTKDARHAGETEQRIYALNAWAETPFYTERERAALEFTEAVTLVHDGQVPDDVYQRTAKVFSEPELAQLLWVATVINAFNRLAITPRVPVGGYVAGDPSSI
- a CDS encoding ArnT family glycosyltransferase translates to MTAIDVLSVYAVPQRRAGRVRSAVADRLPLIAILLVQCALAYRLANTAFEDEALYAYAGHGELGHLLHGTPVGDNYASYFSGIPVLYPVAAAVMDDAFGLEGVRAFSLLMMLGATALLWTTTRRLYGKPAAVIGSTLFATSAPTLFLGRLATYDAPSILLLALALWWTVRTAHRPPLLVMPAALPLVLACGVKYASALYLPTVALAALLTVPALGLSWRRGVLRGALLAAGTGGLAALGLALAGPQVRAGLSQTTVNRAAGGEPLANIVRLSLVWGGWVFVLAVVGVGFLLHRRRSWAPALLGALLAGTALLATVYQAHLGTCVSLHKHIGFGLLFAAPVAGAGLAGLSGLPAFRGALPLLRRAVPGVAIGACGVLALYAGHAAGPMYEGWPDSSGLVSTLRPLVHPGQDRYLVEEDEVPRYYLRDQSQPQQWLNTYFFQYGDASGHQLTNLPAYRAAIADHYFSLVVLDDGPTAALDKELTTTLKAPGSGYRLVATLPAETSHGEQDYTVWQRS
- a CDS encoding ArnT family glycosyltransferase; translation: MATVVATVLDEERPDPISEPAATDPRGRLSQLLATRPDLVITALLVVAVVLVQGLNIDNFPTVSDDEGTYLAQAWAIQHGKGLAHYSYWYDHPPLGWVQIAALSWIPALIWHGPLVVMHARVIMLPVSAAGTALTYLVGRRINLPRWAAALAAVVFGLSPLSVTMQREIYLDNFAAVWMLAAFACALSPRRHLWHHIAAGLCAAVSVLSKETMLITAPALVMAVWRGTDKATRKFSLVGFFIAFSTIGAQYLLYAVLKGELFPGAGHNSLIGALQYQLGRGGSGNILKAGSVSNMTLHWWLVRDPLLIYAGTAAALAALAVRRLREIGVAAVLLVAVAMRPNGYLPAMYVIQVIPFFALAIAGMADTGVRGLLRLRFGVLGRLDWLGLGRWRLGPRDLVAVLAIALAGVVAPQWEAGDETADTAYSNNEYVAAADWIRANIPDPAHQRIVVDDAMWLDTVRDGFQPGLGAIWFYKVDLDPAVTRTLPHGWQDLDYVVLTSIIRQDPNGLPTVRAAIAHSTTVATFGTGQQQITIQKVDHTGSGQ
- a CDS encoding glycosyltransferase, with amino-acid sequence MISAVIVLCSLMLFAVAVFTLWWMLHAWRTPETLAATKFADPDGTGALSFSLLVPARHEQAVLERTVLRLLESTHPDFEVIVIVGHDDPDTAEVAHRLAALHPEQVFVVTDTHEKKNKPKALNSALPTCRGDVVGVFDAEDQVHPDLLSHVDHAFRDTAADVVQGGVQLINFHSSWYSLRNCLEYFFWFRSRLHLHAAKGFIPLGGNTVFVRTDRLRANDGWDQNCLAEDCDLGVRLSSQGAKVVVAYDSAMVTKEETPDSVVSLFKQRTRWNQGFLQVYRKRDWRSLPSLRQRLLARYTLATPFVQAFSGLLILVGVAVALFSSVPDVVALISFSPLIPMVAMFAFEAVGLHDFGKQYQLTIKPSHYLKLIIGGPFYQLILAGAAIRAVWRELRGRKDWELTRHVGAHLGVEAGTAS